AAATTAACCGCTTAAAAAGAATGAATCCACAAGCTGCTGAATATGGTGTTCAGAGAAGCTATTTAGAATTGTTATTAGAATTACCTTGGGGAATTTACTCTGAAGATAAATTCGACCTAAAATTTGCTACAAAGGTTTTAGATAGAGATCACTTTGGTTTAGAAAAAGTGAAGGAAAGAATTATAGAACACTTAGCCGTTTTAAAGTTAAGAGGAGATATGAAATCGCCAATTATCTGTTTATACGGACCTCCAGGAGTTGGTAAAACATCTTTAGGGAAATCTGTTGCAGAAGCATTAGGACGTAAATATGTACGTATGTCTTTAGGTGGTTTGCGTGATGAAGCTGAAATTAGAGGACACAGAAAAACGTATATTGGTGCAATGCCAGGGCGTTTAATTCAGAATTTGAAAAAAGCCGGAACTTCAAACCCAGTTTTTGTTTTAGATGAAATTGATAAATTAGGTCAAAGTCATCAAGGAGATCCTTCTTCTGCAATGTTAGAAGTTTTAGATCCTGAACAAAACGAAGCCTTTTACGACAACTATTTAGAAGTTGGTTACGATTTATCAAAAGTTCTTTTTATTGCAACAGCTAACAATTTAGGAGAGATTCCTTGGGCATTACGCGATAGAATGGAAATTATAAACGTTTCTGGTTATACAATTGAAGAAAAAATAGAAATTGCTAAAAGACATTTATTACCAAAACAATTAAAAGAACACGGTTTAACTGTGAAGCATTTAAAGTTAGGTAAAAAACAATTAGAACAAATTGTTGAAGGGTATACGCGTGAATCTGGAGTTCGTGGTTTAGAAAAGAAAATTGCAAAAGTGGTACGTTTCGCAGCAAAATCTATTGCTTTAGAAGAAGAATATGATATTAATATTTCTTCAGAAAAAATAGAAGAAATTTTAGGAACGCCAAGAAACAGAGATAAATACGAAAATAATGATGTTGCTGGTGTTGTTACAGGTTTAGCTTGGACACAAGTTGGTGGAGATATTTTATTTATAGAATCTATTTTATCAAAAGGAAAAGGAACACTTTCTATTACTGGTAATTTAGGAACTGTAATGAAAGAATCTGCAACCATTGCACTACAATTCATTAAATCGAATGCTGAAGAATTTGGTATTAAACCAGAAACTTTAGAAAAGTACAATGTACATATTCACGTACCAGAAGGAGCAACTCCAAAAGACGGACCAAGTGCTGGTATTACAATGTTAACCTCTTTAGTATCTTCTTTTACACAACGTAAAGTTAAAAACAAGTTAGCAATGACGGGTGAAATTACTTTACGTGGAAAAGTGTTACCAGTTGGTGGAATTAAAGAAAAAATATTAGCTGCTAAAAGAGCAAATATTAAAGAAATCATTCTGTGTAAAGAAAATGAAAAAGACATTTTAGAAATAAAAGAAAGCTATTTAAAAGGCATGACTTTTCATTATGTTACAGATATGAAAGAAGTAATAGAATTAGCGCTGACAAAGCAAAAAGTAAAAAATGCTAAGAAATTAGCATAATTTAAAAAGCCTCTCAATATTGAGAGGCTTTTTTTATTTAGTCACAATAATCACAATCTGGTAAATTTAATTGTTGCTGCAATTGCTTGTAATAAGCACATTGTTGTTTTAATGCTTCTGCGTCACCGTTACATTTATAAGCGTAAGCAGCCTGACATTGATAATCATATTGTTTATCAATATTACTAGGTCCTACATATCCAGTACAAGAAATAGAATCTACAGCACTTTCCTCCTCTTCTCCAAAAAGTTCTTCACAACTTAAAAATGATATTTAAATAATCGTTAAAATTGACAACAGTAAAATTTTTGTTTTTTTCATGATAGTTGGTTTTAAATTATGATTCAAATATATTTCAACTACATAATTTAGTCAATACCTAGAAATAGGTAATTTCAAAAAACCACTTATAATCAACTAAATATCAAATAAATAAACCTATTTCAACAAACATAAACTGTTGTCTTTTTATTCGTTTCGTTTAAGTTTATTAATTCTAAATCCATTGGTGTCATTTACAAAACCAAAAAAGGAATTTCCTTCCATCTTATAAACTAAAAAATCTTTTCTAGTCTCAGGTTTTTTAATTTTGTTAATGGAATCATTCACAAATTTTATATCGCTCACATTTAACCTTAAGCTATCATTTTTAGTATTCCACCCTCCTTTTATTAATAAACCACAAGTTTCATAGTGAAAACTACTGTCTTTTTTTAAAATTAATTTTAAGCCTTTAATATCCTTATAGGTGTTATATTTTATTTTTTCTATAAAATTTAATTTTGAACTTTGGTAAACACCAACTATGCTATTTTTTTTGGATGTATCGGTACAAGATGTAATTGTAAAGACTACAGTAAATAAAAAAAAGAAATGTTTTTTCATTTTTTAAATATTATTAAAGCTCTAAAATTAGCTCATTTTTACTTTCATTAATTATTCGATCAAACTCAATTATAATAAAATATAATAAGAAGTATTTAAAATGCCCAATATTAAAGGCTAGTTAGTTAGAAACTATCAAGTAATATATACATTAAACAACTATTTTTCACTAAAACAGGTATTTATTCATCAATATCATAAACAATAATTAAGCTAAATAACTCTTGTCAATAGGCTGTTAAGAGCGTAAATTTGCAAACTTATTTTAGAATTTGATACATCAATTATCATTGTAACAGATCTCATACTTTTATTTAAATCCCAATAAAATAGATTACATATCTCCTCATTAAAAGGAAAGGTTTATAACAACGCTTTTCTATTTTTTTTAATGTGAAGAAATCAACAATAAATGAATAGTACTTCAGAAAACCCTAAGAACAACAAACGCATTACAACCGCATTATTATTAGCAGCAGGTACAGGTAGTCGTTTATATCCATTAACAAAAGAATCGCCAAAATGCTTAACACTCGTTAATGAAACATCAATGTTAGCGCGTTTGGTAACCAATTTAAAAGACCAAGGTTTTACACGTTTGGTAATTGTAACAGGTTATAAACAAGAATGTATTGTAGATTTTTTAGGCAACCAAAATGAAGGTTTAAGTATCGAATATATACACAGTCCGTTATACAAAACCACCAATAATATTTATTCACTTTGGATGGCTCGTAACATCATAAACGAACCTTTTGTACTCTTAGAAAGCGATTTAGTTTTAGAAACCGATTTGCTAACAGATATGATGTATCCAGACAGAATTGCTGTCGCTAAAATGCAACCTTGGTTGAACGGAACCACCGTAACTTTAAATAGCCAAAACAAGGTTACCCAGTTTCAACCAGGTACTATAGAACCGTATACAGAAACGCGTTATAAAACCGTAAATATTTATAGTTTTTCATTAGAATCTTGGAGAACAATTGCTAAAAAACTGAATCAATACATTACAGAAGGAAGCGTAAACGCTTATTATGAAACTGTTTTTTCTGCATTAGTAGATGAAAAAAGTTTAGAATTTACAGCGGTTTCTTTCGATGAAAAACCTTGGTACGAAGTAGATACAATTCTCGATTTAGCAGAAGCTGAAAAATTATTTCCAGTAGTTGCTGAAGAAGAAATTGCTTACGCGCTTTATTAAATTTTTTTTGAAGCTACTTGCCTGCGGCAGGCAGGTTTCCTGCTTTTCACTATATCTTTTTTTTCTATTCTTAAATGTCATTGCGAGTTTACGAAGCAATCTTTTTATCCAAATACAGATTACTTCATTCGTAATGACACTTATTAATTAAGTTAAAAAAAGGATTCCGTTTCAATCAGGGCTAAACTTGTTTGCTTAGTTTTTTTTTCGCGAACGTTTTTGTGTATATTTTTTTGCGGTTAAAAGTGCGATGTACTTTCCGT
The window above is part of the Polaribacter sp. SA4-12 genome. Proteins encoded here:
- the lon gene encoding endopeptidase La, with amino-acid sequence MSKPKIMHLDNLSLQNMLNEDSELIPLMTPEDEEIINKESVPEVLPILPLRNTVLFPGVVIPITAGRDASIQLIKDANKGDKVIGVVAQKNEDVEKPGLKDIHTTGVVAQILRVLKMPDGNTTVIIQGKKRFEIDTIIQDEPYLKASVKEAIDDKDVDDKKEFEAIIESIKEQALEVIKENPMLPTEASFAIKNIKSDSFLVNFISSNMDLTVAQKQIILETNNLKERALLALKSLNKELQKLQLRNDIQSKTREDLDQQQREYYLHQQLKTIQEELGGASNDEELEEMRVQAKTKKWGKEVGETFEKEINRLKRMNPQAAEYGVQRSYLELLLELPWGIYSEDKFDLKFATKVLDRDHFGLEKVKERIIEHLAVLKLRGDMKSPIICLYGPPGVGKTSLGKSVAEALGRKYVRMSLGGLRDEAEIRGHRKTYIGAMPGRLIQNLKKAGTSNPVFVLDEIDKLGQSHQGDPSSAMLEVLDPEQNEAFYDNYLEVGYDLSKVLFIATANNLGEIPWALRDRMEIINVSGYTIEEKIEIAKRHLLPKQLKEHGLTVKHLKLGKKQLEQIVEGYTRESGVRGLEKKIAKVVRFAAKSIALEEEYDINISSEKIEEILGTPRNRDKYENNDVAGVVTGLAWTQVGGDILFIESILSKGKGTLSITGNLGTVMKESATIALQFIKSNAEEFGIKPETLEKYNVHIHVPEGATPKDGPSAGITMLTSLVSSFTQRKVKNKLAMTGEITLRGKVLPVGGIKEKILAAKRANIKEIILCKENEKDILEIKESYLKGMTFHYVTDMKEVIELALTKQKVKNAKKLA
- a CDS encoding phosphocholine cytidylyltransferase family protein, which produces MNSTSENPKNNKRITTALLLAAGTGSRLYPLTKESPKCLTLVNETSMLARLVTNLKDQGFTRLVIVTGYKQECIVDFLGNQNEGLSIEYIHSPLYKTTNNIYSLWMARNIINEPFVLLESDLVLETDLLTDMMYPDRIAVAKMQPWLNGTTVTLNSQNKVTQFQPGTIEPYTETRYKTVNIYSFSLESWRTIAKKLNQYITEGSVNAYYETVFSALVDEKSLEFTAVSFDEKPWYEVDTILDLAEAEKLFPVVAEEEIAYALY